From a single Chloracidobacterium sp. genomic region:
- the rnc gene encoding ribonuclease III, with protein MTPKHGSQAFEAQMARLEANLGYRFVRRELLVEAVTHRSYALEHPPTPHNERLEFLGDAVLGFILCAWLVEQFPTAGEGELAKAKGYLAASAQLARAAERIGIGATLRLGRNEEQQGGRRKQNLLENAFEAVVAALYLDGGVAAATQAVRRIFAEEVAALDFARIAALDAKTALQDWLRLHRRPLPVYQTVAVEGQSHQPTFHVIVEIEGRLLGEGRGPSRKAAEQAAAAIALERLRAAVKTDGGC; from the coding sequence ATGACGCCAAAGCATGGTAGTCAGGCTTTTGAGGCTCAGATGGCCCGGCTTGAAGCCAACTTGGGCTATCGCTTCGTTCGGCGTGAACTCTTAGTGGAGGCTGTCACCCATCGCTCTTACGCGCTGGAACATCCGCCCACCCCGCACAATGAACGGCTTGAGTTTCTAGGCGACGCCGTGTTGGGTTTTATCCTCTGCGCTTGGCTGGTTGAGCAATTTCCAACCGCCGGTGAGGGCGAGTTGGCTAAAGCCAAGGGCTACTTGGCTGCGTCAGCCCAGTTGGCCCGCGCCGCTGAACGGATCGGCATCGGCGCAACGTTGCGGTTAGGACGCAACGAGGAACAGCAGGGCGGCCGTCGCAAGCAAAACCTGCTCGAAAACGCCTTTGAAGCCGTGGTCGCCGCGCTGTACCTCGACGGCGGCGTTGCGGCCGCCACGCAAGCGGTGCGTCGAATTTTCGCCGAAGAGGTCGCTGCGCTGGATTTTGCGCGCATTGCCGCGCTTGACGCTAAGACGGCGCTGCAGGACTGGTTGCGCCTGCATCGCCGCCCGCTGCCCGTCTATCAAACCGTCGCCGTCGAAGGCCAGTCACACCAACCGACGTTTCACGTCATAGTCGAGATCGAGGGACGCCTGCTGGGTGAAGGACGCGGGCCAAGCCGCAAGGCGGCGGAGCAAGCCGCCGCCGCCATCGCCCTTGAGCGGTTGAGGGCCGCAGTGAAAACCGATGGCGGTTGCTAG
- a CDS encoding AsmA-like C-terminal region-containing protein, protein MAVASLQTNGLRRWRWAAAGAAVLALSLLLLFAVPRLIPSGWLVPHLEGLLGRALGTPVYISEAQATSFLPLTIVVREVTLGQNRPADHLAGTVRRAEFGIGWVNLFRRRPVFTHLLVTEADLRLAGHARTTGAASDAPPPPITAATTLRLQTGAPTDGDGAFTIEQLTVQNSRLQWTETPFVFERLATEGRVRGREVALGRTTAVWLGGALDASAVRLIFEPERLSFAITGRLTDIAVEQLTTPPETPAVTGSGTFRLDVTGQYTYATQAFEKLGGSGDAALRNGRLTRIRPGTIGRTMAAPAVRIGGFDLGALGALRKRWLETSSAPDAAALPETPPNTDGLAFRQLAFRFALEGTTVKLDGLNCDVEEGRQVTGRGTISLDERPAQIDFDLRFPLTFLTGGGLPPLLDALGERQMIPIRVTGTFERPVVEILGLQR, encoded by the coding sequence ATGGCGGTTGCTAGCCTGCAAACGAACGGACTACGGCGTTGGCGATGGGCCGCCGCCGGGGCCGCTGTTTTGGCGCTGTCGCTGCTCCTGTTGTTTGCCGTCCCGCGTCTAATCCCCAGTGGCTGGTTGGTTCCCCATTTGGAAGGCCTTTTGGGACGGGCGCTTGGGACGCCAGTTTACATCTCCGAAGCGCAGGCGACGTCTTTTCTCCCGTTGACCATTGTCGTTCGGGAGGTCACGCTTGGGCAGAACCGACCTGCAGACCACTTGGCTGGTACGGTGCGCCGCGCCGAATTCGGCATCGGCTGGGTCAACCTTTTTCGCCGCCGCCCGGTCTTCACCCATTTGTTGGTGACGGAAGCGGACCTGCGGCTGGCGGGTCACGCGCGCACAACCGGCGCTGCGTCGGACGCGCCGCCCCCTCCCATCACGGCAGCGACGACGCTGCGGCTTCAAACCGGTGCGCCGACCGACGGCGACGGAGCGTTCACCATCGAACAGTTGACGGTGCAAAACAGCCGGTTGCAGTGGACAGAGACACCCTTTGTCTTCGAGCGTCTGGCAACGGAAGGGCGCGTGCGGGGGCGCGAAGTCGCGCTGGGACGGACGACAGCGGTCTGGTTAGGCGGCGCGTTGGACGCAAGCGCCGTCCGTCTAATCTTCGAGCCGGAGCGGCTGAGCTTCGCCATCACAGGGCGGCTGACGGACATCGCTGTGGAACAACTGACGACCCCGCCGGAGACGCCCGCCGTTACCGGCTCCGGAACGTTCCGGCTGGATGTCACAGGCCAGTACACCTACGCAACCCAAGCTTTCGAGAAGCTTGGCGGCTCCGGCGACGCCGCGTTGCGCAACGGCCGTCTCACTCGGATTCGGCCGGGGACGATCGGCCGCACCATGGCGGCGCCGGCCGTACGGATCGGTGGGTTTGACCTTGGAGCGCTTGGGGCGCTGCGCAAGCGCTGGCTCGAGACGTCGTCCGCCCCTGATGCCGCTGCACTGCCGGAGACGCCGCCAAACACAGATGGATTGGCCTTTCGGCAACTGGCGTTTCGCTTTGCTTTAGAAGGAACGACGGTCAAGCTCGACGGGCTAAACTGCGATGTTGAAGAAGGGCGACAAGTCACAGGACGCGGGACAATCTCGTTGGACGAACGGCCAGCGCAAATTGACTTCGACCTCCGTTTTCCGCTGACGTTCCTCACTGGCGGCGGCCTGCCGCCGCTGTTGGATGCGCTGGGTGAGCGCCAGATGATCCCCATCCGTGTCACAGGGACGTTTGAGCGCCCGGTTGTCGAGATTCTTGGGCTGCAAAGGTAA
- a CDS encoding CBS domain-containing protein yields MPLEQVIREWKVRHLEPSRPVVVAPETSLADAIKAMMAERAGYAFVCEDGRLLGIVTERDYLLKVIGLGVGYDAAVRHFMTPNPTTIREDATILEAMRLMDRGNYRHLPVLDADGRILGVISTRHIISFIVDHFPKDVVNLPPKLDQKSLTVEGG; encoded by the coding sequence ATGCCCCTTGAACAGGTCATCCGTGAATGGAAAGTTCGGCACCTAGAGCCATCGCGTCCTGTGGTGGTCGCGCCTGAAACCTCACTGGCGGACGCCATCAAGGCGATGATGGCCGAGCGCGCCGGTTACGCTTTCGTCTGTGAGGACGGGCGTTTGCTGGGGATTGTGACGGAACGCGATTATCTGCTCAAAGTCATCGGTCTTGGGGTTGGGTACGACGCCGCCGTGCGTCACTTCATGACGCCCAACCCGACAACCATCCGCGAAGACGCCACCATCCTTGAGGCGATGCGTTTGATGGATCGCGGGAACTACCGGCATTTGCCGGTGTTGGATGCGGACGGCCGCATCCTTGGTGTGATTTCCACCCGGCACATCATCAGTTTCATCGTTGATCACTTCCCCAAGGATGTCGTCAATCTCCCGCCCAAACTTGACCAGAAGAGCCTGACGGTGGAAGGCGGTTAG
- a CDS encoding SDR family oxidoreductase, with product MSADCLVTGGAGFIGSHLVEQLVRDGRRVRVVDNLCTGFRRNLATVAQDVEFIEGALEDPTVAERAVAGVEVVFHQAALPSVPRSVQDPFTSQRCGEVATLTLLHAAARAGVRRVIYASSSSIYGDTPTLPKVETMPPRPLSPYAATKLAGEGYMAAYAALSGMDTLCLRYFNVFGPRQDATSQYAGVIAKFVAVMTRGERPTIYGDGTATRDFTPVANVVAANLLAMTASGRFQGDVFNIACGRRISIMMLVEQLNRLLGTSLAPIYAPPRPGDIAHSLADIDKARRVLGYDPTVTFEEGLRELVAMHR from the coding sequence ATGAGCGCCGATTGCCTTGTGACGGGCGGCGCCGGCTTCATCGGCAGCCACCTTGTGGAACAACTCGTCCGCGACGGCCGCCGGGTGCGCGTGGTGGACAACCTCTGCACCGGCTTCCGCCGCAATCTGGCGACGGTCGCACAGGACGTGGAATTCATCGAAGGCGCGCTGGAAGATCCAACGGTTGCAGAACGCGCTGTGGCGGGCGTCGAGGTGGTGTTTCATCAGGCGGCGCTGCCGAGCGTGCCGCGTTCAGTGCAGGACCCGTTCACCTCGCAGCGGTGCGGCGAAGTGGCGACGCTGACGCTGCTCCATGCGGCGGCGCGCGCCGGGGTGCGGCGTGTCATCTATGCTTCGTCGTCAAGCATCTACGGCGACACGCCGACGCTCCCGAAGGTGGAGACGATGCCGCCGCGCCCCCTGAGTCCCTATGCTGCGACCAAGCTGGCGGGCGAGGGTTATATGGCGGCCTACGCGGCGCTGTCCGGCATGGATACGCTGTGCCTACGCTATTTCAACGTCTTTGGGCCGCGTCAGGACGCGACCAGTCAGTACGCCGGCGTCATCGCCAAGTTTGTCGCCGTCATGACGCGCGGCGAACGCCCGACAATTTACGGTGACGGGACGGCAACGCGCGACTTTACGCCCGTCGCTAACGTCGTGGCGGCCAACCTGCTGGCGATGACGGCTTCGGGACGCTTTCAAGGCGACGTGTTCAACATCGCCTGCGGGCGGCGGATTTCCATTATGATGCTGGTGGAGCAGCTTAATCGGTTGCTGGGGACGAGCCTTGCACCGATTTATGCTCCGCCTCGGCCGGGCGACATCGCCCATTCACTAGCCGACATTGACAAGGCGCGGCGCGTTCTGGGCTACGACCCGACCGTGACGTTTGAAGAAGGCCTCCGTGAGTTAGTCGCTATGCATCGTTGA
- a CDS encoding methyltransferase domain-containing protein — translation MFDVAQLPPEAFRRWDETPDAWFYAAPRFVTHIDAGAIAAVTQLYREFFPPGGDILDVCSSWVSHLPEEVAYRQVVGVGMNAAELAANPRLTRWFVHDLNADPRLPLDDAAMDAAGLCVSVDYLIHPVAVLRDIGRVLRPGGPLVVTFSNRCFPTKAIAIWLTLDDHQRCQLVEGFFRAAGVWRDIRIFDRSPGGGDPLYAVVGRRT, via the coding sequence ATGTTCGATGTCGCGCAGTTACCGCCGGAAGCGTTTCGACGCTGGGACGAAACACCGGACGCTTGGTTTTATGCTGCGCCGCGTTTTGTCACGCACATTGACGCTGGCGCAATCGCCGCCGTCACACAGCTTTACCGCGAGTTTTTCCCACCCGGCGGGGACATTCTCGACGTTTGTTCGAGCTGGGTGAGCCATTTGCCTGAAGAAGTCGCCTACCGACAGGTCGTCGGCGTCGGGATGAACGCCGCCGAACTTGCCGCCAATCCCCGGCTGACCCGCTGGTTTGTCCATGACTTGAATGCTGACCCGCGCCTGCCGCTGGACGACGCCGCGATGGATGCGGCGGGGCTGTGCGTTTCCGTGGATTATCTCATCCATCCGGTCGCCGTTTTACGCGACATCGGGCGTGTGTTGCGCCCTGGTGGGCCGCTGGTCGTCACGTTTTCCAACCGCTGTTTTCCGACCAAAGCCATCGCCATCTGGCTGACGCTTGACGACCACCAACGTTGTCAGTTGGTCGAAGGTTTCTTCCGAGCGGCCGGCGTCTGGCGCGACATACGGATTTTTGACCGCAGCCCCGGCGGGGGCGATCCGCTCTATGCCGTTGTTGGGAGGCGCACATGA
- a CDS encoding hotdog fold thioesterase has protein sequence MNEVQLAVFPSDADPAALSSARFGLAAHLGIEFTEVTPTYLRARMPVDDRTKQPFGLLHGGASVALAETLGSVASHLVSPERMVVGLEINANHVRAVREGYVHGTVTALHIGSSTHVWDIKIRDDEGRLVCVSRLTIAVLNRPAPPPVV, from the coding sequence ATGAACGAAGTCCAACTGGCCGTTTTCCCCTCTGACGCCGACCCAGCGGCGCTAAGCTCCGCGCGGTTTGGCCTTGCAGCGCACTTGGGGATTGAGTTTACCGAAGTGACGCCCACCTACTTGCGGGCGCGCATGCCCGTTGACGACCGAACAAAGCAGCCCTTCGGACTGCTCCACGGCGGCGCTTCCGTCGCTTTGGCGGAGACGCTGGGAAGCGTCGCCTCGCATCTCGTGTCCCCGGAACGCATGGTTGTCGGTCTGGAAATCAACGCCAACCATGTTCGCGCCGTGCGCGAAGGCTACGTTCACGGAACGGTGACGGCGTTGCATATCGGATCAAGCACCCATGTGTGGGACATCAAAATCCGCGACGACGAAGGGCGATTGGTGTGCGTCAGTCGTCTGACAATCGCCGTGCTAAATCGTCCTGCGCCACCACCGGTGGTTTAG